TTGTTAGGTCACAAGTGTCCAGAGAAATAACTCAATTTAGTGTTACTAATTTTGATCTAGTTATTCCACTCAGGGTGGGGAGGTGCTAAAAGAAACTAAACTGTTAAAGAGCCAGCATCCCTCTTGCAACAGCcaaaacagaactgtaaatCCTGTCATAGTGGTCTTTAACTGACTCGATTTGATTTGGACAGGCTGCCTTCTAACAGAGAGTGTGCAATTATAGTTAAATCCCACCAGAGCTTGCTCAGTTTTCTTGTGCTTCTGAAGTCTGACAGACTTAAGATCTTCCTTATGGTCTGCTTAGGAGATATCTGCCAATTTTCATGTAATTAGTAATGCTAAAGAGTTGTCTGTGTGGATATAAAATagcttgcattttttcctttctttcaaacaaGGTAGTGAAGAAACACTTGTTTGGAGCTTATATTCTCATCGTTATCCATTCAGGCACCCAAAGGGCTCAGGTGGCTGTTCTGAAATCCTCAAAGCGCCTCTGATTCAGGATTAGCTTTTCACATGTTGAAGAAAGCCATTCAAAGTGTGGGCCTGATCCTGCTCtgacctctctctctctcttgcctTCTTTACAGGTTCACGAGTCCTTCCACAAACACCTGAAGCCGATGCAATCCAAGCTGTGAACCTCCTGTTCCTTAAAGCACACACTTTTCTTGCCCTGAAAACTGGATGTTCGCATCCTTTCTTCAGGCACCTGAATCAAACCTTTCAAATCCTGGTAGCTGTAGGACAGTGAATCATTATAGcctttctttccacttttataaaacagaagaagtGTTTGGGGAGAGTGCCTAGGGATCGATGCCTGTTTTTAAAGTGCAATTATAATGGTAAAATTAACCTTTTAAAATCTTGGGAAAGCTTTATGAAGTCATAAAGAGTTGCTTTTGTGAAGCTGATGGGTAGAGCAGTTACTGTCAACTGGAAGAGTAGCAGAATTTTACTACTGAGTAGTTAACAGCCCTCAGGCAATAGCTTGGAACCAGCAGTTGTTTTTCCCCACCCCTAAAAGCATCCATGTCCTGGTGCTTTGTTAGCACCAACTCTCCTTGTTTCACAATGGTTTCTGCTATCTAAAGCCTCCTGCATTGTTTTGTGCATAGGAATTCTGCCTGCAGCATTACTTCCCTCATGGAGCTGGGAGGTAATAGGCATTCATGGCAGTTCTGCTTCAGTCTTCATTCTAGAATTACACCTTGTGTTTCcagcacattttcctttcactgccCTGCAGATGTTCCCTCTGTGCCCTCACTGTCACCTTATGCTTTGGTAGCAGGTAGAAGGAGAGGGACATCGATGCTGCTCTGAGGACAAAACAAGCAGTAGTAACCATTTAGGTGCTGATAATAGATTTCCTGCCCTTTTAACTGTTAATACTTTCATAACACGAtctcaaagcactttacaaACGTTAATTATGCTGATtgatgtgtgtggggggggaaatAAACCCATGTATAGTGGTAGGAACTGCCAGTTTGAGATGGAACAAGGAAGCCAGTATTGGAGGGCAGAAACTGGTTGATTGGAGTCTTTGGGTCTTCAGATTGACCTGGgatgttctgctttttaatgGTGTTCCTCAAGATAACAACAATCCCAGCTGTTGTATCCAGAGCTTTTTCCCTACTCATGCATTTCCAAGAGGCTGTCTCtgatttgctttattttttaaatattaaatagaaatattccAGACTCGCACAGCGCTGTTTGAATTAACAGAACCTCCTGGTGCCCAATGGGATCGAAATCACCGCTGTTCAATGCTGTTCAGGTTACCAAATGGGTTTATGCCTTCTGCTTATTGAGCAGATTGAGCtgggttggggtgggggtggggggatgaTGGAGGGGCAGGGAAAGGTTGGAAATGTGTTAATGAGAACAGTGCTGACTAACTATGTACAGCTATaataaatgatgaaaacaaagcGTTCTCAGTAAGTCTTTTGACTTTTGTGCCTTGCATTTGGTGGATCATCATAAAGCAATGAAGTGGGATGAGATGCTCCATAGATGGCCATATATTGTGTGGCAGCAGGAGGTTGGTAGTGGTAGAGccctccctgctccatcccagcgAGCAGATCCCAGTACGAGATGCCCCTGTGCCATCCTCAGGCCTTTCCCTGCAGCTGTAACTgccatggcagcacagcccaacCGACAGGGCCTGGCTGCAGGATCCATATGGGCTCTGTGGCTGTTGGCTGGGCGCTGCcagtggagctgctgggagctgcactCAGGTCCTGGCAGGGACTACACTTCCCAGCAGGCTGCGAGGGAAcggaaagggaaaagaaagggaagggaaggctggGCCTTCCTGAGCAAATGGGGGGGGGATGAGCTGTGTCCGGTGGGTGTCCGGTATGATGGGGGCAGCCGTTATGGTGCTGAGATTGGGGATGTGGGAGAGGAGCAATATGGGCACAGCGCTGTGATGCGTGTCGGGTGCGCTGTGTGTGCCGCGCTGATGGGAGGCAGGGAGAGCTACAGCAGGATGAAAGCTGGGGGGTTCCCTtcatgctgctttgctttctgcttgggCCCAGTGGGACAGGCTGTGCCTCTTGTTTGGGATCCCTTGGCACTGTGGATCCGGAGCATGGGGGGTTATTTTGCAGCAGGATATTAACCACATAAACAGCTTCAGGAGCTCAGCGCCATCTGgggtttgtttgtgtttttattgcttttaaactCTGATTGAGGCTTTTCGGAGTGGCTCAGAGCAGCGTGGAGGCAGCCTGCAAGCAGTATGGGGAGATGTTTATAACAGAGGTACGTTCATTAAGGCAGCTCAGTGCATCTTCCTATCCTTGCAGGTAGGAGGTTGGTGTGGATGTGAGCGATGCTCTCAGACCCCCTGAGAGGTGAAGGTGCAGCTCAGGTGAACCTATAAACAAACCTGCCCTGAGCACAGGCTTCCTGCAATGGTGAGTGTGATAGGGCACAGAGCAGGCCTGGGGAGCCCAGCTTTATGGCTCTGGCTCATTAATGTGGTGGCAGAAGGGGAGGGCTTCATTACTGCTCAGTGTGTGTGGGGAAAGCACGGGGTGGATGTTCATCTTGTAACAAGGcaatctgccttttttcttaGGCTGCAAAATCCAAGGCAAGTCTGAGAGGTACGTTCACCCacctgctttccttccagcacCCAAAGGTGCTTTGGTTTGCTAGGAGCCTCTTACTGAAATAGGAGGCTTTTTTACATCTGATTTAGTGATCTCACCTGCCTCAGCTCCTTTAATACGTCTTGTTTTAGGCTCCATTGATGACGTGCTGGGTGACCTCCTGGGATACGATGGTAAGGAAGGGCAGCATCCTCACACTGTTACTCCTcctgggagcaggaggagctggtgTAAGAGCCATTGCTCTCCAGGAGGGCTCCAGTTGTGAGAGGGGATgaaggagggagcagagctgagaacaTGGATTCTATGTGCATTGAACAGGGTTGGACATTGGCTTGGGGAGGCAGAACAAAGTTCATCTCCAGTTAAAGCCTTTTTTGGCCCATAAGGAGACAACAAATTCCCCCTTGGCATTCCTAGGTCAGCAAATATGCCTATGTCTAACATCATAATCTCTCTCTGCCTTGTTTCCAGATGAAGACCCTGCTAAATCTTCCCAACCAGCTGATGTCAGCAGTGGGAGAGCCCGGGGCAGCAGCTTGCAGGCCAGCAAGAAGTGAGTTCCATTGGCATGCAGCCTCAGCTGCTTGCTTAAATAcagcagtcccagcactgatgTCTTAATTGCTATTATTCATTTTAGCCTCATTTTCCCCAGCTCATGTGTGGTGCTGCTAAACCCAAGGCTTGTGTTACAGGTCATTTCTGGAGGATGATTTCTTTAGCAAGCTTCCTGCAGAGGATGTGGAAGCTGCAGAGGTGAGCCCAGTGTTTCAATAGAGATCCAGGGTGTCCCAAAGGctggggctgaatggggccAAGTTCACCCCTGGCATCACTCCATCCAGGACTGCAGTGGGCTCTGAGTGCTGGAGCAGTTTACTTAGGACTGTAGTAGATGCCTGTGGTCTACATTTACATCTGGGTTTTGAACTCCAGGCTGTTACTTCTGGGATGAGGAGCTTGCAGAGTTTGTCTGTCTGATCTCTCCTCTCTTTGGCACACAGGAATCGAGTATCTCTGATGCAGACCCACAAGCTGTGCTGCAAACCCTGAAGGtaatgtggctctgggcagcctggtctggtggttggcgaccctgcacacatCAGGGtggttgaaaccagatgatcattgtggttctttttaaCCCAGGCTGTGCTATGATTCCACAATATGAAACACCCCTTTTTGATAGGCAGTGTTGTAccaagggaacagcagcactggggcatCCATCACTCACTGCTTTCATCCTGTTGCTTTCCAGGAAATGGATGACATGGAAGCTGATCTTTTGGGAATATCAAAACCCAGTTCTGGGCTGGGAAAGGCAGCTACAAAAGGCCCAGGGAAATGTAACAGCTCAGAGGGAACAGTGAAATCTGCAGGGAAGGTGCCAGCTCCTGAGAAAGGTAAAAAGGAAATTCTGCTCCTCTTTTCACAGCTTGATTGTGAACAAGCACGGGGTATTTGCATACCAAAATCCTTTTCCTGATCACTTCTGTATGGAAGGAAAGACAGAGGGGCTGCAATAAGGATAGACCAGTTCCCAGTACATCCTGCTCTTCTCAAGGCACTTCTCCCCTTTCCTGCTTGTGAGGCAGCTCCTCCATAGAGATTCCCAGTCCATAGAGGTGCTTAATGGGGAACACTACAAGAAAAGCAGCCTTCAGCTGGAGCGGGACTGGGACTCCTctgtctgctgtgctctgagtgAGCTGTGGCTTCTGtttctaggaggatctgctcctgAGATGGATAAGAAACCGCTCTCATCCCCACCTGCTTCCCGACAGTACAAGAAATTTCACTTTGAAGGTGGgttctcccttctcttccacaTGTCGatgcctggcagcagctgagggctctgcctttgcttctcttctgttAGCTGAGGGCTATGGGGTACTTGGCTTAGTCCAGAGTTGTTCTAAATAATATTGAGTTTAttggttttcagtttgttttgttattattggCATTgccattattattatcatcCCTTCCTGCCCCTATGGGGTAAAATTCCTAGATGTAAACGATCCTTTGGCTGGGCTTCTGTCTGATGAGGAGCAGGATGTACCCAAGAAACCATCTCCAAAAGGCAGtgaaagaagcacagagaagaaaacagagctgggCAAAGAGAAAGGTAAGCAGGGATGCTCAGTGCACCTCTTACATACTGAACCAACTGGCAACTTGGATTAGTTTGTGTGGGTTCCAGATGAATAAATTGCAACCCAGCTGGTTCCATCTCATACGAATCATTGTGATCATTTATAGAGCAGCTTCGTCATGGGGTTAATTGTAACACAGCTCACTGAGTGCTTGATGTTTCCAGTGTGCCACAGGTTACAGCACTGACCCTTCCTTGCTGGGAGTGGAAGCTCAGCTCTTACCTTTGGCCTCATCCAGCCTGTTTCATGCCTTGCCAAATGAAAGCAAGTCACTGGCTGAGGGTTGAGGTGGCTGAGAGCACCGTCAATCAGCTCAGGCTAAAGCTCAATCAGGGCACCTCCAGGTTGAACCCAGCTCTATAGGGGCTGGACTTATGCACTGAACCTCTTGTTCCTGCAGTAGGAATGTTAAAGGACTGTGTAGTCCCTTCATGCCACTaaatctgctctgctgcagaggtgGACAGAGCAGCTGGTGAGTTAAGGCAAGGCCTGAGGGTGCACTGGGGAATATTTTACAGGGGGCTGGAATTACCTGATATGAAAGGTATATAAAAAGCCATAAATCTGGTGTTAAACAGAGCCAGAAACACCATGTTACAAAACTCAGCAGTGTCCCATCAGTCACTCTGATACTTGCCGTGGGGTTTGGTTGCTGAGATGTGCTATTTCAAAGTGACTTTGAGAAGAAAGAACACTCGGGCTGTTCTGATCTCTCATTGCTGGGataaaagtaaaacaacaaaGTCCTGATCAaatcttctgcttctgtgccCCTATCCACAGAGCTACTCCCACCCCAGACAGCCCAacacactgcagccccagcccggCGAAAGGAGGAGCTGACatttgatgatgatgatgctgATGACCTGATGGATGTGCTGGGATTCGGTGATAGCCATAAAGGAGACCAGAAGCAGGGAAAGAAGGCGGAAGAGTAAGGCATTCCTGGGCAATGAATGAGGGATGGGAGTAAAGCAGGGGGTTGTCTGTGTATGAGGTGATGTCACCATGCTGGGGGTTGCTGGAGCTTCTGCTCTTGAATCCCAGAGCAGCCTCATTTACAGAGAAGAGACAGAACACATTGACAGGGCAGTGTCTGGGGATGGCTCTGCCTCGTGGATCATCTCCTGCTCTGTCCCCAGCAGAGAGGAGGTGCGTCCGGCCCGCTCCAAGCTGGATGAGTTACTGGGACGAGGCTCCGTCACCAAGATCCTGGAACGACCAGGTGCAGGAGAGCACAGAGAGTTCAAACTGGATAAGAAGTACCAAAAACAGCCAGGTGAGTGCAGCCAGGGATGCTAGGAAAGTCTGCAGAGGTGATGCTGATATCTAAAGGCACTTACAGGGGAAATACCCTATTTGCAATGGTGAGCAGGGTTGCTAATGagctccccagcagccccacggGGAAGGCAGCCAAAGCAAAATGTTATACTGTGGCTTGGGGGCAAGCTGGGGGTGTTTGCACAACTCAGTTGCCTTGGAACACGGGCTGGTTTCCAGCAAAGATGCTTTTCCCAGCCTCAGTGAGGAGCCACGTTGCTCACAGGTTTCCAATGGAGGTGTTtccagctgtgatttcccaCTGGGAATtgcaggggaggaggagggctggtATGTTGGCCAGGCGCTGCTCCTCTAGGTGCTGACTCAAAGTTGCTTGTctgaacagagaaggaagagggtTGGGACGAGGAGGATTTTGTCTTTGGAGCTTACCAGCCCACGGTGGCCAGCACACCCGAGGGCCGCCCCTCCAGGAGGCAGTCTGTAAGgtactgtgctgtgtgtgtgaccGTGGCTCCATGCACTGACCATATTAGCAGAGGTTCACCCTGGTCACCCTCACAGGCAGGCATTGCAACTCCTTCTCCTTGCAGCAGGTTTTCAGCTGAGAGCAGTGGTGAACCAAAACCAGACCTACCCTCCAAACCTCCTCCTGCATCCAGCCAGGGCTCTGCAcggggcagcagggctgggggtgacTGGCTGGGCCTGAAAGATGAGGATTTTTTGGATTCGGAGCCTCCATCTCCAGCTAAAACCAGTCCTGCTgtgagctcccagcagctcccggCTACAGGAGAAGCAACGTCCAAACCCAACCAACTGGAAGAGGAGAACTGGCTGAGCGCTGCCTTGTCTCGCAAGAAGGCCCAAGCTCAGGCAAAGGCTCAGCAGGGAAGTGCTGTGCCCCTGGAGACCCCAGGCAAAGGGCTGGATCCCAGCCCTCCCATCAGGTGGGGGCATGACTGATGGTTCCTGTTTGCTCTGTATGTAGCAGCTCCAGGATGGCCGCTCAGAAAGCCTTGGCTCAGCTTTTAGGAATCCATTTTAAGCACTATCTTATGCTCTTTGCTTGCAGCCAGCCAGACACCTCTACAGGAGCAGCACCACAGgcagctgccctgcaggacAAGGCAGCGAGTGCAGACAGCTCTGGGTAAGGcttccttctcatttcattCGTCCTCTGTAGCCAGTAGCCAACACTGGTCAGTTTGGTCTGAGACTCTGTAACAGAGGAAAGGCAGCTCTGTACGAACACCTTTAAACTTAAGATGTACCAGGCAGGGTAATGTCCTTGCATCTCACCATGAGCTGTGACACTGTGTGTCAGCATGCTTTGTCTCATGTGTTTCTCTGCCCATACAGGCAGCCTGTCCCCTGGCTCAGCACTGTGACACAAGCTTCAGCTCAGCCACTAGAGCCTGCAAAGAGGGAACCCCTGAGAGATGCCGGCCACGTCGGTGTGTTTCATATGATGGGTCAGTTTGGGGAGCAGCATGGCCCACTTTGGGCAGCTGGGCTGActctgtgtccctatggccggctgctggagcagagcaggagcctttctgctctgtgtgggAGACCTGGACCCTCGTCCTTCTGGAAGGGGATGATTCCCACTGCTGTGTCTGAATGACACATTTGTTGAACTTTCAGGCCCTGCAGCACCATCCCCAGCAGAGCAAGAGATGCAAAGCCCTGCCCAGCTTGCTCAGGTATGTCTGCTGGGACCATGCCTGGAGGTGCAGGATCAGAGGGATCATTGGGCCCTGCCCAGTGTCAAGCTCCCTGAGAGCATCCATGTCTCTGCAGGTTGCCATGCCCAGTGCACCCCTCCAGGCTGCCTCACAGCTGCAGGTGAAGCTCATGATGTCGCTCAGAAGCTGATGGCTATGCCACAAAGCCATGATGCTGAATCTTGATCTATTCATCTCCCACAGGTCGAATCCACATCTCTGGGCTCAGTGCATGAGAGGTGGCCAGGAGctcccacatcccagccctACGAGGATCCAACAGGCTGTCGGGAAGCACTGCTCAGTGCCCAGGCCCGTGTGGCAGAGCTGGAGAGCCAAGTAAGCCCCATTTTTGCTTGCTGGATGGGGTACCACAAGTTACTTAGTGGGAGGAGAGAAACTAAATCATCTCCATACAGCATCAGGATGACAGGGGAGAAGAGAAACCTCCCAGTCCAGGAATGCCTGCTGCCACCAGGTGCTGCTATAGGAGCTCTGTCCTTCTTTGACCTACTTTGCATGCCCAACAGGTCCACATGCTGGAGCTGGAGCGGACGCAGCACAAATTATTGCTGGACAGCCTTCAGCAGAGGCACCAGAAGGACCTGGATCTTCTCGAGAGCGCACACAGGTACAGGGCTCTCACCCACCCTCCCTCTGTGTCACATTCTTGCCTGTAGCCCTTTCCTCTCTCCATTGGTGGGACTGCAAGAAAGCTTTCCAAATCCATCCCCAGAGTGGGTAGGCACAAAGCCGTGTTGATGCTGACCCACTGGAATCTGCTCTCACCAACACTGTCCCACTGTTGATAGAAGAGGGACCAGTCCCTTTGCTGGCATGTCCTCAGCTAGAACACCTTACtgggcagcagtgggacagTTCAGGGCTCAGTCTGCAGAAAGTGCCTCAGTTTTCCCCTGCACACCATAACCCCAATCTCCTTGCTAGGTCCTCATGTGCACTGTGGATGGAGAGTGCCAGGTAATGCCATGAAAGCAGCACTTATTGTTTGCCCTAACACCTTTGGGGGCTGTTTCTGATCAGGAGCCggatggaggtggtggaggaaaCCTATGGGCAGCGGGAGGTGAGGCTGCGGAGAGagaaggagcagctggaggttcagctgctgtcacagaggAACGATGCAGAGCAGGCACGGGCAGATCTGGTGGCACAGCACAAGCAGCACATGGCCACACTGGAGCAGCAGAGCGCCCAGGAGCTGGAGCGGCTGCGAGAGCTGCAGAGGTGAGCAGAGCATAATGCATGTAGTGCAAGTCTTGTCTCCTCCATCTTGGGAAATGGACCAGGAAATGTTTTGGGGacatagaaaaaggaaagatcaGGCTCCAGAAGCACTGGGTTGCGGTGGATTTTGGAGTGAGATTGGCTTTGCATGTTGGCAGAGCAAGACCTGGCTGTAGACATCATTTCACAGTGAATGCGCTGTATTTTGAAAGAAGAGCCAAATGTTTTATGTCCCCCTATTCCTTATATTCAGGTCCTTGTGTCACTGATATCTACATGGTGATAGCCAatgaaaaattacagcttttggCAAAGAAACCCATCACCCTCAAATGTAGCCCATCCCAGATGTGAATGCTGTCAGTGGGACGCCCCAGCTCAACCCCACAACCAAGCTTCATTCACAGTGCCCATTGCGGGGAGCACCAACTCACACCATCCCCTATTGGGTTCCTTCCTCTGTGTCCTGCAGGTCATCTGTTCAGGAGATGCTCAAAGACCACGAAGAGCAGCTCCAGCGGCTGAAGAGACTGAAAGACCAGGAGATCGATGCAGTGACCAGCGCCACTTCACACACCAGGTACTGATGGACAGTGGTACCGGTCCACTGCGTTCCCTGTCCTGCAGTAACCAGCCTCGGGGCAGGAACCAGCCACAGATGCTCCTCTCTATAGTGATATGAAGCACGTCCCGCAGAGGTGACCTATCCCCTTGCTTTCTCTGCAGGTCTCTGAATGGTGTCATTGAGCAGATGGAAAGGTTCTCCAGTGATCTGCACAAGCTCTCGCACAAGGTGGAGGCCGCACACCACAGCACCTCTCAGGAGCTGGCCATGGGAGCCCGGCAGCGGGATGAGCAGCTCAAAGGTAAATCTGCCCTTCACCTGGTGACAGGGCTGTAGGACCAGAAAATAAGGAGGTCCAGCCAAAGGCCAGGAGCACAGGCTGACAAAGATCTGTCTACTGTGGTCATTGGATTCCTCAGCATTATCAAACAGTGTCCTGGCAACATGCAGATGATGAGCACAAGATCACactgtttgtttgggtttttttgttaatgtGATGGATATAGAGGGAGCTTCCAACCCCAGCATGATGAAGGATGTTGGagagggtggtggtggtgcgCTCAGGGTGCTGTGGGTTAAGTGTGCAGAACCCTGGGgttcacagccctgctgctgcctctccccAGTGCTCCAGGACAGGCtgtcacagcagcagagggacatGGAAGAGGAGAGGAACCGACTCCAGGAGGTGATTGCCAAAATGGAGGCCAGGCTAAGTGAGCAAACTcggctgctggagcaggtgggTGCACAGCCTGGGTCAGCTCTCTGGATATGAGGAAGGTAATGTCTCCCCATTGGAGATCCCTGATTTGGAGCTTGTAAATGCTATTTGTTTCTTCCCTGTGTCCTGGACCAGGAGCGGTGGAGGGCGACAGCAGAGCAATCCAAAGTGGAGTCTCTGCAGCGCTCCCTGGAGGAGCAGCGACGAGTCATGACCCAGCAGCTCTCCATGGAGCGGGCAGAACTGGAGAGGGCAAAGGTGAGATGGGACAGACATCTCTAAGTGCTTTTCGTACTCATGAGTCTGTCTAGGGCTACACTGCAATGTATGGTAGGTGAAAAACTGAGTTCTGGGCTACAGCATCCCTCATCTCCCCTCTGTCCCCTGCCTGCTCAATGCCATGCCTTGTGGTGCAGTGAATCTGGTGCCATCTATCCGCCTCTCTATGCAGGATTCACCCTAAGCAACCGA
The Coturnix japonica isolate 7356 chromosome 18, Coturnix japonica 2.1, whole genome shotgun sequence DNA segment above includes these coding regions:
- the FBF1 gene encoding fas-binding factor 1 isoform X5; translation: MAAKSKASLRGSIDDVLGDLLGYDDEDPAKSSQPADVSSGRARGSSLQASKKSFLEDDFFSKLPAEDVEAAEESSISDADPQAVLQTLKEMDDMEADLLGISKPSSGLGKAATKGPGKCNSSEGTVKSAGKVPAPEKGGSAPEMDKKPLSSPPASRQYKKFHFEDVNDPLAGLLSDEEQDVPKKPSPKGSERSTEKKTELGKEKELLPPQTAQHTAAPARRKEELTFDDDDADDLMDVLGFGDSHKGDQKQGKKAEDREEVRPARSKLDELLGRGSVTKILERPGAGEHREFKLDKKYQKQPEKEEGWDEEDFVFGAYQPTVASTPEGRPSRRQSVSRFSAESSGEPKPDLPSKPPPASSQGSARGSRAGGDWLGLKDEDFLDSEPPSPAKTSPAVSSQQLPATGEATSKPNQLEEENWLSAALSRKKAQAQAKAQQGSAVPLETPGKGLDPSPPISSQPDTSTGAAPQAAALQDKAASADSSGQPVPWLSTVTQASAQPLEPAKREPLRDAGHVGPAAPSPAEQEMQSPAQLAQVAMPSAPLQAASQLQVESTSLGSVHERWPGAPTSQPYEDPTGCREALLSAQARVAELESQVHMLELERTQHKLLLDSLQQRHQKDLDLLESAHRSRMEVVEETYGQREVRLRREKEQLEVQLLSQRNDAEQARADLVAQHKQHMATLEQQSAQELERLRELQRSSVQEMLKDHEEQLQRLKRLKDQEIDAVTSATSHTRSLNGVIEQMERFSSDLHKLSHKVEAAHHSTSQELAMGARQRDEQLKVLQDRLSQQQRDMEEERNRLQEVIAKMEARLSEQTRLLEQERWRATAEQSKVESLQRSLEEQRRVMTQQLSMERAELERAKSALLEEQKSVMQKCSEERRKLAVEWAEFHTQQQLSKERMERDIDRALQLDSQREGTIMSLAKEQAELKIRSRELKVKEEQLERDRELLEEARHELRLEKEKVKGAALRIRQQEEEIKNMSKLSAQKYEEGERALQDACRIESEHQARLQVIQQHLEQLKQQEQHLQQERLSVAQQRRQLEKLHKKLPNNPTLLLNTDQNLSASTKGLSSTLSFPPPIKTLHRNVNTTASMELYAKLLVLKHRAQQDHSFLEDEQLFLETLKKASYNTSPLSV
- the FBF1 gene encoding fas-binding factor 1 isoform X6, whose amino-acid sequence is MAAKSKASLRGSIDDVLGDLLGYDDEDPAKSSQPADVSSGRARGSSLQASKKSFLEDDFFSKLPAEDVEAAEESSISDADPQAVLQTLKEMDDMEADLLGISKPSSGLGKAATKGPGKCNSSEGTVKSAGKVPAPEKGGSAPEMDKKPLSSPPASRQYKKFHFEDVNDPLAGLLSDEEQDVPKKPSPKGSERSTEKKTELGKEKELLPPQTAQHTAAPARRKEELTFDDDDADDLMDVLGFGDSHKGDQKQGKKAEDREEVRPARSKLDELLGRGSVTKILERPGAGEHREFKLDKKYQKQPEKEEGWDEEDFVFGAYQPTVASTPEGRPSRRQSVSRFSAESSGEPKPDLPSKPPPASSQGSARGSRAGGDWLGLKDEDFLDSEPPSPAKTSPAVSSQQLPATGEATSKPNQLEEENWLSAALSRKKAQAQAKAQQGSAVPLETPGKGLDPSPPISQPDTSTGAAPQAAALQDKAASADSSGQPVPWLSTVTQASAQPLEPAKREPLRDAGHVGPAAPSPAEQEMQSPAQLAQVAMPSAPLQAASQLQVESTSLGSVHERWPGAPTSQPYEDPTGCREALLSAQARVAELESQVHMLELERTQHKLLLDSLQQRHQKDLDLLESAHRSRMEVVEETYGQREVRLRREKEQLEVQLLSQRNDAEQARADLVAQHKQHMATLEQQSAQELERLRELQRSSVQEMLKDHEEQLQRLKRLKDQEIDAVTSATSHTRSLNGVIEQMERFSSDLHKLSHKVEAAHHSTSQELAMGARQRDEQLKVLQDRLSQQQRDMEEERNRLQEVIAKMEARLSEQTRLLEQERWRATAEQSKVESLQRSLEEQRRVMTQQLSMERAELERAKSALLEEQKSVMQKCSEERRKLAVEWAEFHTQQQLSKERMERDIDRALQLDSQREGTIMSLAKEQAELKIRSRELKVKEEQLERDRELLEEARHELRLEKEKVKGAALRIRQQEEEIKNMSKLSAQKYEEGERALQDACRIESEHQARLQVIQQHLEQLKQQEQHLQQERLSVAQQRRQLEKLHKKLPNNPTLLLNTDQNLSASTKGLSSTLSFPPPIKTLHRNVNTTASMELYAKLLVLKHRAQQDHSFLEDEQLFLETLKKASYNTSPLSV
- the FBF1 gene encoding fas-binding factor 1 isoform X4, which translates into the protein MAAKSKASLRGSIDDVLGDLLGYDDEDPAKSSQPADVSSGRARGSSLQASKKSFLEDDFFSKLPAEDVEAAEESSISDADPQAVLQTLKEMDDMEADLLGISKPSSGLGKAATKGPGKCNSSEGTVKSAGKVPAPEKGGSAPEMDKKPLSSPPASRQYKKFHFEDVNDPLAGLLSDEEQDVPKKPSPKGSERSTEKKTELGKEKELLPPQTAQHTAAPARRKEELTFDDDDADDLMDVLGFGDSHKGDQKQGKKAEDREEVRPARSKLDELLGRGSVTKILERPGAGEHREFKLDKKYQKQPEKEEGWDEEDFVFGAYQPTVASTPEGRPSRRQSVRFSAESSGEPKPDLPSKPPPASSQGSARGSRAGGDWLGLKDEDFLDSEPPSPAKTSPAVSSQQLPATGEATSKPNQLEEENWLSAALSRKKAQAQAKAQQGSAVPLETPGKGLDPSPPISSQPDTSTGAAPQAAALQDKAASADSSGQPVPWLSTVTQASAQPLEPAKREPLRDAGHVGVFHMMGPAAPSPAEQEMQSPAQLAQVAMPSAPLQAASQLQVESTSLGSVHERWPGAPTSQPYEDPTGCREALLSAQARVAELESQVHMLELERTQHKLLLDSLQQRHQKDLDLLESAHRSRMEVVEETYGQREVRLRREKEQLEVQLLSQRNDAEQARADLVAQHKQHMATLEQQSAQELERLRELQRSSVQEMLKDHEEQLQRLKRLKDQEIDAVTSATSHTRSLNGVIEQMERFSSDLHKLSHKVEAAHHSTSQELAMGARQRDEQLKVLQDRLSQQQRDMEEERNRLQEVIAKMEARLSEQTRLLEQERWRATAEQSKVESLQRSLEEQRRVMTQQLSMERAELERAKSALLEEQKSVMQKCSEERRKLAVEWAEFHTQQQLSKERMERDIDRALQLDSQREGTIMSLAKEQAELKIRSRELKVKEEQLERDRELLEEARHELRLEKEKVKGAALRIRQQEEEIKNMSKLSAQKYEEGERALQDACRIESEHQARLQVIQQHLEQLKQQEQHLQQERLSVAQQRRQLEKLHKKLPNNPTLLLNTDQNLSASTKGLSSTLSFPPPIKTLHRNVNTTASMELYAKLLVLKHRAQQDHSFLEDEQLFLETLKKASYNTSPLSV